Proteins from a genomic interval of Dehalococcoidia bacterium:
- a CDS encoding ABC transporter substrate-binding protein, protein MARHSSRLSRRRFLGYTAVFSGATLLAACAPAQAPQTTTQAPTGGVAPGTPAAPTPRGSITYAAAGLAIATLDPHHLTPPADFAVRLAFDSLLAPDERGQIKEVLATSYRALDQTTWEFKLRPNVRFASGNPLTAQAVKWNYDRVSNPENKLGLAARIPTYDSSEVVDELTIRFRTKTPDPIWPRRTFSILIADPAEGQKPGFASNPGPNAGSGLFRITAFDPGRSATLEAVTNSWRGAPRLAKIEIRSVPELGTVIAGLRTGDIDLTLLAADRVEDMVRAGLRNAQIAQANIYQLWFTTNRGGPIADRRVRQAIAYAIDKEAIIKELYAGAGRVASQWVGEDGFGYNPNLRPYPYDPNRARQLLAEAGYAGGLTLNADFLGTSLVFAGFQNATEGYLNEVGIKLNINPLETNVFVQRVFSGPRAPIMSNGVQYGPAFDADFSLNWFSNKIQPPDAVMFDNPRFQQLFDQSRAEFDMNKRRELLQQAQAILHEEFAGVPIMQPLDNWVHNPRLENFRPHPVGLGYIDWQNISVSR, encoded by the coding sequence ATGGCCCGACACTCCTCGCGCCTCAGCCGACGCCGTTTCCTCGGCTACACCGCAGTCTTCAGCGGCGCGACCCTCCTCGCGGCGTGCGCGCCGGCGCAAGCGCCGCAGACGACAACCCAAGCGCCGACCGGCGGCGTCGCTCCCGGCACTCCGGCTGCGCCGACGCCGCGCGGCTCAATCACCTACGCTGCCGCCGGCCTCGCAATTGCGACCCTCGACCCTCACCACCTGACCCCTCCTGCCGACTTTGCCGTTCGGCTCGCCTTCGACTCGCTTCTCGCGCCCGATGAACGCGGCCAGATCAAGGAAGTGCTCGCGACGTCTTACCGAGCGCTTGACCAAACGACGTGGGAATTCAAGCTCCGGCCGAACGTCCGCTTCGCGTCCGGCAACCCCCTCACCGCCCAGGCGGTGAAGTGGAACTACGACCGGGTGAGCAATCCGGAGAACAAGCTCGGTCTCGCCGCTCGCATCCCCACCTATGACTCGTCGGAAGTGGTCGACGAACTGACCATCCGCTTCCGGACCAAAACGCCAGACCCGATCTGGCCGCGGCGCACCTTCTCAATCCTGATCGCCGACCCCGCGGAAGGGCAGAAGCCCGGCTTCGCCAGCAACCCCGGACCGAACGCCGGCAGCGGCTTGTTCCGGATCACCGCTTTCGACCCCGGCCGTTCGGCAACGCTCGAAGCCGTCACTAACAGCTGGCGGGGCGCGCCGCGGCTCGCCAAAATCGAGATCCGTTCGGTGCCAGAGCTCGGCACCGTGATCGCTGGCCTCCGCACCGGCGATATCGACCTAACGCTGCTCGCCGCCGACCGGGTCGAAGACATGGTTCGCGCCGGCCTGCGCAACGCCCAAATCGCCCAGGCGAACATCTACCAGCTCTGGTTCACGACAAACCGCGGCGGACCGATCGCCGACCGGCGCGTTCGCCAAGCGATCGCCTATGCCATCGACAAGGAGGCGATCATCAAGGAGCTGTACGCTGGAGCGGGCAGGGTCGCCTCGCAATGGGTCGGCGAGGACGGCTTCGGCTACAACCCCAATCTGCGGCCCTACCCCTACGACCCCAACCGAGCGAGGCAGCTGCTCGCCGAAGCAGGCTATGCCGGCGGCCTGACCCTCAACGCCGACTTCCTCGGCACCTCGCTTGTCTTCGCCGGCTTCCAGAACGCCACCGAAGGCTATCTGAACGAGGTCGGGATCAAGCTGAACATCAACCCGCTGGAGACGAATGTCTTTGTCCAGCGCGTGTTCAGCGGCCCGCGCGCGCCGATCATGTCGAACGGCGTCCAATATGGCCCTGCCTTCGACGCCGACTTCTCGCTCAACTGGTTCAGCAATAAGATCCAGCCGCCCGACGCCGTCATGTTCGACAACCCGCGCTTCCAGCAGCTGTTCGACCAGAGCCGGGCCGAGTTCGACATGAACAAGCGCCGAGAGCTGCTGCAGCAGGCCCAAGCGATTCTCCACGAAGAATTCGCCGGCGTCCCCATCATGCAGCCACTCGATAACTGGGTGCACAACCCCCGTCTCGAGAACTTCCGGCCGCACCCCGTCGGCCTCGGCTATATCGACTGGCAAAATATCTCCGTCTCGCGCTGA
- a CDS encoding beta-galactosidase — protein sequence MSRLTRRTLLARIGAVVGGVAALDLAAPFIWQPASAAPALPAPTETLRLGANFSPLEASYMDLDAPAAFDEILSLNLDFIRLGAYWNELEQREGKFDWGRLERYLEKAARRGIPVILTLGMKAPVWPEYHLPWWVHESVWLPPTGLITRDPRLAALAHAFTRAVAERYAAAPEITVLQVENEPFEPVLTEHGWTLDEPYLRQQVAIVRSADRLGRPILLTAYVGTHRLVTGLQSLQWRLAAQPVTVPLFGMRSERALIALADIVGLDVYPNIGWKFFGLPSYLRAIDPDDYGALLAWRDAVLAAGKRVMIAECQAKPWEPGDKVYRHFETPSFRPHDIAPLVARLASFGFSDIALWGVEHWLWHRDHGDPRWWREGQRLLERRELPAAAGSDPDRSVR from the coding sequence ATGAGCCGGCTGACCCGCCGAACGCTGCTTGCGCGGATTGGGGCCGTCGTCGGCGGCGTGGCAGCGCTCGACCTCGCCGCGCCGTTCATCTGGCAGCCAGCCTCGGCCGCCCCCGCGCTGCCGGCGCCGACCGAAACGCTCCGTCTCGGCGCGAATTTCAGCCCGCTTGAGGCCAGCTATATGGACCTCGACGCGCCCGCGGCGTTCGACGAGATCCTCTCGCTCAATCTTGATTTCATCCGGCTGGGCGCCTACTGGAACGAACTCGAGCAGCGGGAAGGGAAATTCGACTGGGGACGTCTTGAGCGCTATCTCGAAAAGGCGGCGCGGCGCGGCATTCCCGTCATCCTGACTCTCGGCATGAAAGCGCCAGTGTGGCCGGAATACCACCTGCCGTGGTGGGTGCACGAGTCGGTCTGGCTGCCGCCGACTGGCCTGATCACGCGCGACCCGCGCCTTGCTGCGCTTGCGCACGCGTTTACGCGCGCTGTGGCCGAGCGCTATGCCGCAGCGCCGGAGATCACGGTGCTGCAAGTTGAGAATGAGCCGTTCGAGCCGGTGCTGACGGAGCACGGCTGGACGCTTGATGAGCCGTATCTTCGCCAGCAGGTGGCGATTGTGCGGAGCGCGGATCGGCTCGGGCGGCCGATTCTGCTGACTGCCTATGTGGGGACGCACCGCCTTGTGACCGGCCTGCAGAGCCTGCAGTGGCGGCTCGCCGCCCAGCCGGTCACGGTGCCGCTCTTCGGCATGCGGTCAGAGCGGGCGCTGATCGCGCTTGCGGATATCGTCGGTCTCGATGTCTACCCGAACATCGGGTGGAAGTTTTTCGGGCTGCCGTCCTACTTGCGGGCGATCGACCCCGACGATTACGGCGCGCTTCTTGCCTGGCGCGATGCTGTCCTCGCGGCGGGCAAGCGCGTGATGATCGCCGAATGTCAGGCCAAGCCGTGGGAGCCGGGAGACAAGGTGTATCGTCATTTCGAGACGCCCAGCTTTCGGCCGCACGATATTGCTCCGCTCGTCGCGAGGCTTGCGAGTTTCGGCTTCTCCGATATCGCGCTCTGGGGCGTTGAGCATTGGCTGTGGCATCGTGACCATGGCGACCCGAGGTGGTGGCGCGAGGGGCAGCGTCTCCTCGAGCGGCGCGAACTGCCGGCAGCGGCCGGATCGGATCCCGACCGCTCGGTCCGGTGA
- the cmk gene encoding (d)CMP kinase, with amino-acid sequence MKALTIAIDGPSGAGKSALAEALARRLGYRYLDTGVWYRAVALAALRAGIAVDDTAALTALAQRLDIRIEPTGPADGRQYTALLNGEDVTWAIRERPVEQIVSEVAAVPGVRTAVVAQQQRQAGAGGAILAGRDIGTVVLPNADLKIYLNASPEVRARRRLEQLRARGVAADYDTVLADIYHRDQIDSSREMSPLRRAPDAIEVRNDEVSLDELVDQVFQLVEERRRHVCSAR; translated from the coding sequence GTGAAGGCACTGACGATCGCCATCGACGGCCCGAGCGGCGCCGGCAAGAGCGCTCTCGCCGAGGCGCTTGCGCGCCGGCTGGGATACCGCTACCTCGACACGGGGGTGTGGTATCGGGCAGTCGCGCTCGCCGCGCTCCGCGCCGGGATCGCCGTCGACGATACGGCGGCGCTGACCGCGCTCGCGCAACGGCTCGATATCCGCATTGAGCCGACTGGCCCCGCCGATGGCCGGCAATACACCGCCCTGCTGAACGGCGAGGATGTCACCTGGGCAATCCGAGAGCGGCCGGTCGAGCAGATCGTCTCGGAAGTTGCCGCGGTTCCCGGCGTTCGCACGGCGGTCGTCGCCCAGCAGCAGCGGCAGGCGGGGGCAGGCGGCGCAATCCTCGCCGGCAGAGATATCGGCACCGTGGTCCTTCCCAACGCTGACCTGAAAATCTATCTCAACGCCTCGCCGGAAGTGCGCGCGCGGCGCCGGCTGGAGCAGCTGCGCGCCCGCGGAGTTGCGGCTGACTACGACACGGTGCTCGCCGATATCTATCACCGCGATCAGATCGACTCATCGCGCGAGATGTCGCCGTTGCGCCGCGCCCCGGACGCGATCGAAGTGCGCAATGACGAGGTGTCGCTCGACGAACTGGTCGATCAGGTGTTTCAGCTTGTGGAGGAGAGAAGACGTCACGTCTGCAGCGCCCGATAG
- a CDS encoding putative sulfate exporter family transporter has product MTVWHPAMKNAASWLHGVAPGLAVVLAVAITARLIGRFVPATISEVLVAVVLGLLIANTLRLPAAAALGIRLAVQRVLRLGIILLGARLSLGDVVAIGSQAILLIAVLMAVALVFAYSVGRLLGLPRRLALLIGVGTAVCGNSAIIATAPVVEAKESEVSFAVATITLFGTLAVFVYPLIGAALQLSQTVFGLWSGTAINDTSQVVAAAAAYGTAALGTATVVKLTRNALMAPLLLGIAWWWGRGAAAARRGAAGAVPLFVLGFLAVVALRTVGLIQPPLTLWLDEGARFCILLALAGVGLNTSLATLRAIGLAPFLLGLGAALIVAALSLSLITAFGLG; this is encoded by the coding sequence ATGACTGTGTGGCATCCGGCGATGAAGAACGCGGCGTCGTGGCTGCACGGCGTCGCGCCGGGATTGGCGGTCGTCTTAGCAGTGGCGATCACCGCTCGCCTCATCGGCCGCTTCGTGCCGGCCACGATCAGCGAGGTGCTGGTCGCCGTCGTGCTCGGCCTGCTCATCGCCAACACCCTCCGTCTTCCCGCTGCTGCTGCCCTCGGCATTCGGCTTGCCGTCCAACGGGTGCTTCGCCTCGGCATCATCCTGCTCGGAGCGCGGCTGTCGCTCGGCGACGTGGTCGCGATCGGCAGTCAAGCGATCCTCCTGATCGCCGTCTTAATGGCGGTCGCCCTCGTCTTCGCCTACAGCGTCGGCCGGCTGCTCGGACTGCCGCGGCGGCTGGCACTGCTGATCGGTGTCGGCACGGCCGTCTGCGGCAACTCGGCGATCATCGCTACCGCTCCGGTCGTCGAAGCGAAGGAGAGCGAGGTCAGCTTCGCCGTCGCGACGATCACCCTATTCGGCACCCTCGCCGTCTTCGTCTACCCGCTCATCGGAGCCGCCCTTCAACTTTCCCAGACGGTCTTCGGGCTGTGGTCCGGCACGGCGATCAATGACACCAGCCAGGTGGTAGCCGCCGCCGCCGCCTACGGGACGGCGGCGCTCGGCACAGCCACAGTGGTGAAGCTGACGCGCAACGCGCTGATGGCGCCGCTTCTGCTCGGCATTGCCTGGTGGTGGGGACGGGGCGCAGCGGCAGCGCGCCGCGGCGCAGCGGGCGCAGTCCCCCTGTTTGTGCTCGGCTTTCTTGCCGTCGTCGCGCTGCGGACAGTCGGGCTGATCCAGCCGCCGCTGACGCTCTGGCTCGACGAAGGAGCGCGCTTCTGCATCCTGCTCGCGCTCGCCGGCGTCGGCCTGAACACCTCGCTCGCTACGCTGCGCGCGATTGGGCTCGCTCCCTTCCTGCTCGGGCTCGGCGCAGCGCTGATCGTCGCCGCCCTCAGCCTGAGCCTAATCACCGCCTTCGGCCTCGGCTGA
- a CDS encoding TetR/AcrR family transcriptional regulator, whose product MARRAQLTAATRERVLRAALDLIVEVGPDAVTLQAVAERADVAPGTIYYHFNSRDQLFAAAYDMLRLEWEEQKQWETTETAPAAQLRSLIRSCFRDYAQNAPLLRVILRLRGSRDLEEAVARVRARRRAIIAEILRNAESRGALCLPLARAITITYSLTSFSAWQTLVEEQGLSPQCAEHEVAEFLVSTLFPSSSR is encoded by the coding sequence ATGGCCCGACGGGCCCAATTGACGGCTGCGACGCGCGAACGCGTGCTGCGCGCTGCGCTTGACCTGATCGTCGAGGTCGGTCCCGATGCGGTCACCTTGCAGGCAGTTGCCGAGCGCGCCGATGTCGCGCCGGGAACGATTTATTACCACTTCAACTCGCGTGACCAGCTGTTTGCCGCTGCGTACGATATGCTGCGGCTTGAGTGGGAAGAACAGAAACAGTGGGAGACGACGGAGACAGCGCCGGCCGCGCAGCTCCGGAGCCTCATTCGCTCCTGTTTCAGGGATTACGCGCAAAATGCGCCGCTGCTCCGCGTCATTCTTCGCCTCCGCGGCTCGCGCGATCTCGAGGAAGCTGTCGCTCGGGTCCGCGCCCGCCGACGAGCGATCATTGCGGAGATTTTGCGCAACGCAGAAAGCCGCGGCGCGCTCTGTCTCCCCCTCGCCCGCGCAATCACCATAACGTACAGCTTGACCTCATTCTCTGCCTGGCAGACCCTCGTTGAGGAGCAGGGCCTGTCGCCCCAGTGCGCGGAGCACGAGGTTGCCGAATTCCTCGTCTCCACCCTCTTTCCGAGCTCCAGCCGATGA
- a CDS encoding rRNA pseudouridine synthase has product MTGERLHKVLAAAGVASRRRAERMILEGRVSVNGRVVRSLGNKVEPTRDRIVVDGKVIRLPETHRYLLVNKPAGVLTTVSDPFNRPTVIDLVRHSVTDAEGNRQRLYPIGRLDLDSEGLLLLTNDGQLAHRVSHPSTGLEKEYRVRVRGTVTEEKLERLRTGIMLDGRPTAPAVVELERQEGPSGAVLRFVLHEGRKRQVRRMCEAVELRVVRLVRTRIGPIELGSLRPGQCRDLTEREVALLRQAVGLGDAAA; this is encoded by the coding sequence ATGACCGGAGAACGGCTGCACAAAGTTCTCGCCGCCGCAGGCGTCGCCTCTCGACGCCGCGCCGAGCGGATGATCCTCGAAGGGCGGGTCTCGGTCAATGGGCGGGTGGTCCGCTCGCTCGGCAACAAGGTCGAGCCGACCCGCGACCGCATCGTCGTCGATGGGAAGGTGATCCGGCTGCCCGAGACTCATCGGTATCTGCTCGTCAATAAGCCTGCCGGTGTCCTGACCACGGTCTCCGACCCCTTCAACCGTCCGACGGTGATCGACCTCGTTCGCCATTCGGTCACCGACGCCGAGGGCAACCGCCAGCGGCTCTACCCAATCGGCCGCCTCGATCTCGACAGCGAGGGGCTGCTGCTCCTGACCAACGATGGCCAACTTGCGCATCGGGTCAGCCATCCGAGCACCGGTCTGGAGAAAGAGTACCGCGTTCGCGTGCGCGGCACGGTGACGGAGGAGAAGCTGGAACGGCTGCGCACCGGTATCATGCTCGACGGGAGGCCGACCGCCCCCGCAGTGGTCGAGCTGGAGCGGCAGGAGGGGCCAAGCGGCGCGGTCCTGCGGTTCGTGCTCCATGAAGGACGGAAGCGTCAAGTCCGGCGGATGTGCGAGGCGGTTGAGCTGCGCGTTGTGCGGCTCGTCCGCACGCGCATCGGTCCCATCGAACTTGGCAGCCTGCGGCCCGGCCAGTGCCGCGACCTGACCGAGCGGGAAGTTGCGCTCCTGCGCCAAGCCGTCGGTCTTGGAGATGCCGCCGCGTGA
- a CDS encoding 1-acyl-sn-glycerol-3-phosphate acyltransferase, translated as MVARAQVEGRERVPREGALLLVANHLSWADPPLLVATSPRLLNFMAKAELWENPILAFLGRHHGELRVRRGEADRHAIRDAEALLRRGGFLGLMPEGTRSKTGGLQPGKPGAAYLALRCNVPILPAAVWGTEAIKKPTDLLRRPRVHVVFGEPFTLDPSLRKHLEVATDQIMRAIAALLPERYRGVYRDPSPRSAAPSPAGSS; from the coding sequence CTGGTCGCTCGCGCGCAGGTCGAAGGGCGGGAACGCGTGCCGCGCGAGGGAGCGCTGCTGCTTGTCGCAAACCATCTCAGCTGGGCTGACCCGCCGCTGCTTGTCGCGACCTCGCCGCGGCTCCTGAACTTCATGGCCAAGGCAGAGCTGTGGGAAAATCCGATCCTCGCCTTTCTCGGCCGGCACCACGGCGAACTGCGCGTCCGGCGCGGCGAGGCCGATCGCCACGCGATCCGCGATGCAGAAGCGCTGCTCCGGCGCGGGGGTTTCCTCGGGCTGATGCCGGAAGGAACGCGCAGCAAAACAGGGGGGCTGCAGCCGGGAAAGCCCGGAGCGGCGTACCTCGCCCTGCGCTGCAATGTGCCGATCCTTCCCGCCGCTGTCTGGGGCACTGAGGCAATCAAGAAGCCGACGGACCTGCTTCGGCGCCCGCGCGTCCATGTCGTCTTCGGCGAGCCGTTCACGCTCGACCCGAGCTTGCGCAAGCATCTCGAGGTCGCCACCGACCAGATCATGCGCGCCATCGCCGCGCTGCTGCCCGAGCGCTACCGGGGCGTTTATCGGGACCCCTCGCCGAGGTCGGCGGCGCCATCTCCCGCCGGAAGCAGCTGA